AAATTTGTTCCATCGAGGATCTAATTTTACATTTACATTGTATTCTTTTCCCAAAAATGAAGTTTTGAAATTCTGAATTTTCGCAACCTTAAGGATTTTGTCTTCTAAAAAATAACAGTAAACTTGATCATTGGCAGTATAAAGTTGGTTTAACACGACGTTCTCAGTATCCTGATATGTATTTTGGTATACACTTTGATATACTTTATTGAAAATGGTTGAAGGAAGGTTATTTGATTTATCAATAATTGGAAAGACTTTTTTTATGTAATCTACCGATAGTGTTTTTGTATTTTCCCTGAGCGCAACTTTGTACTTTTGTGGATTTTTATTTATGAAATCCCTTACCAATTTCATATAGTCATCTTGTGTTCGCGCTTTGGTATATGGATTCCAAACAAAGACATATTTTTTGTGGCCATCTTTGTATATTTTTTCTATTACCACGAAGTTATAATACAGAAGTGCTATTTCGGTCGGAATTTTTTTTGTTATAAACCCTTTTCCAGTTTGTCTGTAATAGTCCCAACAGGATAATATGTTAGTTTTAGCTGGCAATAATTTCTGTTTTAAAGACTCTAAATTTTGTATTGTATGCCACAGAATATATGAAGCTTGAGCTTTTGTGATAATAGATTTTTTGTTCAAGTTTGCAGGAAGAACTTTTAATAATTTTGCTTTGCTCAAGGGATCTTGTGAGTGGTTAATTATCTTGAGAGCTACAAAAACCTTTTGAACAAATTCTTCTGCAGTCACATATTTTACTTTTGGTACAGCACCCTGTGAAATAGTTGAGTTAAATATTGTAAATAAACAGCAGAGCATGAGAACAATTAATTTTGAGTAAGTGTTTTTGCTAAAGTTTAATAGATTTTCTTTCATCTTCGGTATTACGTACCCCTTTTCTTTAAAGTCTTAGTAAATTATTCAGAAGAGTTTTTTATAATAAATAATATCTGACAATATGGAAAATTGCAATATATTACTAATATGAAGCTAATATAATAAGATTGGTTCCAATCTTTTAGCCATATAAACTTTCTAATGGCACGTGGTGAAGACATATTTACCACCTAATTTATTACAGAATAGAGAATAAAAAGTTCCTACTTTCTTTAATAAGTCTTCAAGAAGTAAAGTAGGGAACTGAAACACATGGGAGGAGACCAGAGTTTTAGAATCTATGAATTTTTCAAATGGTGTCCTCCCATTCATACCTTTACCATTATGAGGTCTAAAAAAGTTCCACGTATCCTGCCACCTTTGAGCTCGTTGAATAAAGTCATCTTTGTTTTTACATCTTTCGGCATGAATCATTAAAAAATATTCGTCATCTGCTCTATGTGAATTTTCAATTACCCCCATAAGATGTTTTGCTCTTGGTGGAATAGGATTTAGTTCTACACCCAAAATAGAAAACATCTCATTCCACTCCTTTAGCTTTCTTTCACTTCCTCCGCAAAATTCTTCTCCATTGTCCAATCGGATTTTTATTGGGTTTCTTACATTATGCGTTCTTAGCCATAAAGCCACCAAGGATATAAACATAAAGCCAAAAGCAGATGAAAGTTCATAGGAGTAGGCTGTAAATCTTGCTCTTGTTGCAATGTCTATCATGTTCCACTCATAGCAAGGTAAATTGTGTTTTTTCATATGTTCATATACCTCTTCAGGAAGACTGTCTTTATCTAAAAGATGTTTTGTATCAAGTTGAAATTCAGAAAATGGAATGAGGGCTTCATAATCGTACAAACTTCTTTCACCCTTTTTTGTCTTTCTTGATTTTTTTGGTATAGCATTTCTTTTGAGAATAGACTTTATTGTATTTTCGCTTATTTTAATACCATATTTTCTGAGCAGGTAAAGAGACAAACGTCTGTATCTGAAGCCAGTTCTTTTAGATTCCTCGATAATGAGATTTTCAAGTTCAGTAGAAAGTTTTCTGGGGCAAGTTTTAGGTTTTCTTGATTTATCCTCAAGGGGACCATATATTGCTCTTCTGACAGTATGTCTTGATACACCTAATATTTTAGCAGTTCTTGATACGTTTTTGTTATTATTTTCAAACACTTTTCGGATTAATTCCCTTGCTTTTTCGGGAGATATTTTTCTCATTTCATGATATGATATAATATTCATAGTAGGCTGTCCTCCCATCCTGGTAGTTTTTTGATTTTTCTTTTGAATGGGAGATTACACTTTTTAATTATATCAAACAGGATGGAGGCAGCCTCAATTCTTTTTATGAGTTTCTCCTCACTATTTTCGCACATTCTTTCGCTGTGGTAAATATCTCTACACCTATTCGAGTATAAAACTTTCTTAGTGTAAAATATTTATAGGACATTGGATGGAAAAAAGCTCCCTCCTCTTGGTAGAAGAGAAAAAATGAAGTAGAATATAATGATGAAAAAATAAAAAAAGAAAAAGGAAAAACAAACCAAAGGAGGGAGCAAAATGACTGAAAATATTGTATCAAAAATAGAAGAACTTTTAAAGACTTTTGAGGAAGGATTAGAGAAGATAGTGAAAAGGGAGAAGGATTTAGCGGAATATTCAATTGAACTTAAGAAGCAGTTAGACCTGATAGGCAAGGAGATGATAAAGGAAGCATGTGAACTTATAGATGAATCATTGAAAGAAAACGAAGAGAGGAAGAAGAGGTATGAAGTTGTGAGGAGAGACAAGAGGGGTTTAAAGACAATATTTGGTGATATTGAATATGAGAGAACATATTACAAAGATAAGGAAGGCAAAGGATATGTTTATTTAGTTGATATAGTTTTAGGGATAGAGAGATATCAAAGGATAGACAATGCGGTAAAGGGAGCGATAATAGAGAGAGTAGTAGACATGTCATATGAGAAGGCAGCAAAGGAAGTATTAGGGGAGGATAGGATTAGTAGACAAAGTGTAATGAATATTTTGAAAGGGATAGATAGTAAAGAATTAGATGAAATCCAGCATAGCAAGAGTGTAAAAGGAGAGAAGAAAGTTGTAAAAGAGCTTTATATCGAGGCGGATGAAGACCATATTTCATTACAGAATGGGAAGAAAGAGATAGCGAAGCTTGCTTACATAAATACGGGATATAAGGAAGAGAAGGGCGTTGTTATTAGGAAGGAATTAAAGGATTTGCATTATTTTAGCAGTGTAAAAGAGGATGCAGATGATTTTTGGGCAAAAGTGGGTAAGTATATTGAAGAGAATTTTGAAGTTGAGAAGATAGAAAACATATATCTTTTAGGAGATGGAGCTAATTGGATAAAGAAGGGATTAGAGTGGATAGATGGAGCGGAATTTGTATTAGATAAGTTTCACTTAACGAAGGAGATAATGAAAATAGCAGGAGGGGATAGAAAATTATTTAATGAGATTTTGAAAGCATTAAGAGAGAAGGATAGAGAGGGATTTGAGGCATTAGTAAAAGAAAAGATGGAGGAGGTAAAAGAAGATGAGTTAGCTAAGAGGAGGATAAAGAAGGGAAGGAGATACATACTTTCGCACTGGGATAATATAGTATTAGAAGCAGCGAATGTTAATATAAAGGGATGTAGTGCAGAAGGGCATGTAAGTCATGTATTAGCAGAGAGGATGAGTTCAAGACCAAGAGGATGGAGCGAAGATATAGCGGAGACCATGGTAAAGTTATTGAGTTTAAAATATAATGGTTTTGAACTTATGAATGTATATTTAGAGAAGATAAAAGCCAAGAAGTCAGAAAGGCAAGAAGTTAAAGAAATAGCAAAAGGAATTATAAAGAACGGGAAAAGAGTACGAAAAGGTACGGAAAAGTGGAATAATATACCAGTTATAGCAAATGGTAAAGTTAACCAGTTACGAAGAGCATTAAAGTCTTTGATTAGTTGTAGCTTCTATAATGCAGGTATATTCTGATAAAAATTTTTTCCTACAAACTCTTGACACTATCTAAAAAGTAGAAAAGACTTCAACCAGGATCTTAAAAATGCTATTCTAAGTGAAAAAGCAAAGTTTTTCGACCAAATAGTGCTTGTTGGAGGGAAAAAATTAAAGACAAAAAATGCATTAATTACTGTTTCTCAAAGTAAAATGGAAGCATGCACCAAAAAATTCTTAAAAGAAAATATTAAAAAGTTATTTAGCGTAGCAAATATATTTGGAAGATTAGTAGGAGATAGTGTAAATGTAGTATTGGGAGATAAAGGAGATGTGACTGGGAGTCTGGATGTTGTAACTGATCTCTTAGATCTTGTAAGTGATGATTTGCTTGAAATGATACCTATAAATCCTGTTAAATATAACTTTTATATTGATGAAAATGACTATAAAACTAAGAAAATAATTATTACTTACAATGGTAATTTTACAACATTGCAAATAACCCTTGATAACATCAAATTTGGGAAAGATGTTTTATTCCCTAACCCTCCAAAAGAAGCTTTAAAAAAAGCCGAAAAAATTTCCTTTAAAAGTTACCTCAATCCAATTGGGTTTAATATTGGCTATTGGGATGGTGCAATTCCAGTTTATAATTACTTAATTGTAAATCAAATGCTTGCAGAATTAGACATGAATGGAAGTAATTTTGGATACTAAAATAACAATCAACTTGAATTAATAAGAATTATTAACGATTCTTAAAAAAGACAATATACAATCCTATACTCTCTTAATAAACTTTTTTTAAGGCCTGAAGGTAACCAAAAAATATCAAATGAACGATTACGAGATAATAAGAATAAAAAAATAAAGTTGTAAGCGATAGACTTTTTAAGTTTGTGAAACTTTTTGACAGTAAGTTTGAAACAATTTAAGGTTTAATGTGATGAACGAGAACAAAAAGCAAGAGAAAAGATGTAGCAGGCAAAAGAAAATCAGAGAACAAAGAAATATGGTCAAATGTTAGGAAGGTAATCAGAACCGATGTGCGATTTAGGGTAAGAAATAGTTTGCCTAATGACAATTTGTTTTTTGTAGAGGTTTTGAGAATTGTTGAGAGTGATTGAGTAAATTTAGCATTATCTTTAGCGGAATTTTGGCGCGTGGTTAGTTGAATACTTTTACAAAATACAAAAAATTAAGAAATAGAGGGAGTATTACTATGTTGGACTTATTGCAAAGGACAATAATTGAAGGAAGGTTGTCTTGCTATGTGAAGAAAACTAAGGAGTTTAATCCATATGAAAAATCAGATGTTTACGATTGGGAGTTTAAAAAGGAGATAAACCGATACATTTTTAAAGATTCTTATCGTGGATTTAATCCCTATGCAGGGGTTGAAATAATAATTGAGAAAGACAGTAATAAAGTAGTATGGATATGTGATTATGTTGGTTATGTTTTGGATAAATGTCCAATTGGTGCAAATCAAGTATATGATTTTTTAAAAGAAGCTAGGGCTAAGCATTTAGTGGAATGCAAGGATAATCTATTTAAGGATTTTACATACGAAAAAGAATTATTAAAATATAAATCGATATTTGAACTTAAAGCAACGGGAGTATTGGAAAAAACTGATATTTATTATGATAAAGAATTAATTGCCCAACACATTGCATCTGGAATTGTGAAAATATGAGGATGGATTTTTATGAAAATAAAAATTGTTAAATAGAAGATATAGTTATTGAAGGTAAAAATAGTTATATAAGAGATAAAAAAATATCCCCACAGTCATAAGATATTATAGTGCAAAAACATAACAACCACAAGTTATGCATATTAAGAGCAGGGGTTACTCACTCCCCCTGCTTTTGATTTGTCAGGTTATTTAGTTATTGACTTTTTACTTACATATATTTAAAATTAAAAGCTATCTTCAAACTTATAAAAGGAGGCAGCAAAAAACCTAAAAATGCTAACCCAAAGAGACGACATCCGAAACATTGCTATAATTGCCCATGTTGACCATGGTAAAACAACCCTTGTAGATAGCATGCTAAAACAAAGTGGAATATTCCGCGAAAATCAAGTGGTTGAAGAAAGAGTTTTAGATTCAAACCAGCTTGAAAGAGAAAAAGGAATTACCATAATGGCAAAAAACACAGCCATTATGTACAAAGGAATAAAAATAAATATAATAGACACACCGGGGCATGCAGACTTTGGAAGTGAAGTTGAAAGGTCGCTTGTCATGGCAGATGGTGTGCTTCTGGTTGTAGATGCTTATGAAGGTCCAATGCCCCAGACAAAGTTTGTTTTAAGAAAAGCCCTTCAGCTTAAACTCAAGCCAATCGTTGTTATAAATAAAATTGACAGGCCTTTTGCAAGGCCTTATGAAGTTTTGGATAAGGTGTTAGACTTGTTTATTGAACTTGGAGCAGATGAAGACCAGCTTGACTTTCCATATGTTTTTGCATCAGCAAAAGAAGGCATTGCAAAGTTTGATTTAGAAGATGAAAGTCACAATTTAGAGCCACTTTTTGAAATGATTATAAACAATATTCCAGCACCAACAGGTGAAATTGATGCACCTTTTCAAATGATAGTGACATCAATCGACTATGACAACTACTTGGGAAGGATTGCAATTGGTAAGGTTGTAAGAGGCAGTGTAAAACTCAATCAGCAGGTTGCAGTTTGTACAAAACAAGATGGAGTTTTGCAAAAGACAAGGGTTACGAAGCTGTATCAGTTTGAAGGTTTAAAAAGGGTAGAATGTAGCGAAGCAAAGCTTGGTGATATTGTTGCAATTGCCGGAATAGATGGTATCAACATTGGGCAGACAGTGGCAGATGCAGAAAATCCAGAACCTTTGGAATTTATCAAGATTGATGAGCCAACGATCTCCATGATATTTTCAACAAACGACTCACCTTTTGCAGGAAAAGAAGGTGAGTATGTAACATCAAGGCACTTACGAGAGCGCCTTTTCAAAGAACTTGAGAGAAACGTGGGTTTGAAAGTTGAGGAGACCAATTCACCCGATTCATTTAAGGTGTCAGGAAGAGGGGAGCTTCACCTTGCAATCTTAATTGAGACTATGAGAAGAGAGGGCTATGAGTTTCAGGTTTCAAAGCCGCAGGTTATAACAAAGATTGTAAATGGTGAGCTTTATGAGCCGTATGAATATTTGATAATTGATGTTCCAGAAGAATTTATGGGCACTGTCATGGAAAAATTGGGTCCGCGAAGAGCACAACTTCAAAATATGACTATCTTAAACGATGGATTTATGCGTCTTGAGTTTATAATACCTGCAAGAGGGCTTATAGGTTTTAGTTCTGAGTTTTTGACAGATACCAAGGGCAATGGCATTATGAACCATGTGTTTTATGACTATATGCCATATGCTGGTGACATTCCTGAAAGAAACAGAGGAGCACTCATAGCATTCGAAACTGGTGAAGCTGTGACATATGGTCTTTACAATGCCCAGGAGAGAGGTCGGCTTTTCATTGGCCCAGGAACTCAGGTGTATGAAGGTATGATTGTTGGTGAAAGTTCGCGCCCAGAAGATATTGTTGTCAATGTTTGCAAGAAAAAACACTTGACAAACATGCGCTCAGCAACGGCTGATGAAGCTTTGCGTTTAACTCCACCTCTGCAGCTTTCGCTTGAGGAGTGTATAGAATTTCTGGCAGAGGATGAGCTTTTAGAAGTGACACCAAAGAGCTTAAGGCTTAGGAAAAAGATTTTAAATCATGAGATGAGAAAGAAGATGGAAGCAAGAGCCAAAAAAGAGGAAAAGGAGCCTGTTTATTGACGGCTCTTTTTCTTTTTTAGTTTTTCATTGTGGTATAATATTAGCATAAAAATCAAAAGAAAAGTTTTGAGGTAAATAGTACTATGAGATTATGGCAAAAAAGTTTTAAATATTATTTGGTTGTATTACTCTTCTTAGTCTTAATGGTTTCACTTATTTATGTATTCTTCAAACCTCAAAAAGAAAAAGTAATCGAAGCTATGGTTGAGATTCCACAAAATACATCCACAAAAGATGTTGCTATGATTTTAAAGAAAAATGGAATTATTGAAAACCCATACTTTTTTATGTTTTACGTCAAACTCAACAACTATAAAATAGCAGCAGGAAAATACAAACTTTCATCTGATATGACATATAGAGAGCTTTGCAAAGTTCTTGAAAAAGGTTTTGTTCCAAAAGTTGCTATTAAGTTTACTATTCCAGAAGGATTTACGGTCCAGCAAATTGCCAAAAAACTTCAAAGTCTTGGACTTGTAGATGAAAACAAGTTTTTGGAAACTGCTAATAGTTACGACTTTAATTTTAAGTATAAATACAGTTCGAAAGAAGTAAAGTATAAGCTTGAAGGGTTTTTGTTTCCAGATACATATGAAGTATATCCCGGCGCTTCTGAAAAGGATATTATAAAAATGATGCTAAATAGATTTTTAGAAGTATATGAAAACATAAAAATTAAAAAGACAACAAATTTAGATGATATTCAAACAGTTATACTTGCTTCAATTGTTGAAAAAGAGGCAAAAAAAGATAGCGAAAGAGGGATTATTGCTGGTGTGTTTTCAAACAGGCTACAAAGAGGCATAAAACTTGAAAGCTGTGCAACGGTAGAATATGTGTTGCCTGTTCACAAAGAGGTTCTTTCTTTGCAGGATGTTAGAATAGAATCTCCGTACAATACATACCTAAAAAAAGGACTGCCGCCTTCTGCTATCTGCAGCCCTGGCAGAAAAAGTCTTCTTGCAGCTTTAGCTCCTGAAAAAACAGATTATCTATTTTTTGTTGCCAAAAAGGATGGAACTCATATATTTTCAAAGACATTTGAAGACCATTTGAGGGCTCAAAAACAAATAGAAGAAGGGAAAAAATAAAAATGGATATATCACAGGACATTTTAAACCAGTTTATAAGAAGTAAGCTTACAAATTTGGACCCAAGACTTTCTAAGATTGAAAAGGAGGCTCAAAAGAAAAATATACCAATAGTTTCAAAAGAGGTATCGCGGCTTTTAACAATACTTACAATGCTGAAAAAACCAAAGAGAATATTGGAGATTGGCACTGCAGTGGGATTTTCAACGCTGTCCATGCACCTTGGCTGTCCTGAAGCAAAGATTATTACAATAGAGATGGACTTTGACATGGTCATGGAGGCTAAGAAAAATATAAAAGAGTTTGGTGCACAGGACAAAATAGTTGTTATTGGTGGTGAGGCGGAAGAGGTTTTAGAGGCAATTGAAGGTGAGTTTGACATGATATTTTTTGATGCCGCAAAAGCTCAGTACATTGATTATTTCAACCTTACCAAGGAGAGGATGGCTAAAAATTGCCTCCTTATATGTGACAACGTGCTTTTTAAGGGAATGGTTGTGGGAAGAAGATATCTTAAAAGAAGGATGATAACAATTGCAAAAAGAATGAACAAGTTCATAAAAATGATAGAAGATGACCCTGACTTTGTAATGACACTTCTTCCCATCAGCGACGGGGTCTTGATAGCCGTAAGAAAGTAGAAGAAAAGTTTGTGGAGGTTTTTAAGAAGATGAAGATAAAAAAGCCTGAACTTGTTGCACCTGCGGGCGATTTGGAAAAGCTCAAAACTGCAATTTTGTACGGGGCAGACAGTGTATATATTGGCGGCAGGGAATTTGGACTTAGAAAATATGCGGGCAATTTTGATTTTGATGAGATGAAAGAAGGCATTGATTTTGCACACAAACATGGCAAAAAGGTGTATCTTACAGCTAACATATTTGCAAGGAATGAAGATATTAAGAAAATAGATGAATTTTTTGACATTATAAAAAGCTTTGAATTTGACGGAATAATTGTGTCCGACCCAGGGATATTCGTGAAAGCTAAAAAGCTTGGAATACCAATTCATATAAGCACTCAGGCAAATACAACAAACTATGAATCTGCTCGTTTTTGGCATCAGCTTGGAGCAAAGAGGATTGTACTTGCAAGGGAGTTGTCTTTGGATGAAATCAGAGAAATAAGAGAAAATGTTCCAGATATACTTGAGCTTGAGGCTTTTGTTCATGGAGCGGTCTGCATTTCATATTCAGGCAGGTGTTTTCTAAGTGCGTATATGACATACAGAGACGCAAACAGAGGCGAGTGTGCTCATCCGTGCAGGTATAAATATTATGTCATGGAAGAAAAAAGACCAGGCCAGTATTTTGAGGTATTTGAAGATGTTGATGGCACGTATATTTTTAACTCGAAAGACCTTTGCATGGTTGAGCACATTGACAAGCTTGCTTTTGCAGGTATTGACGCTTTTAAGATTGAAGGAAGGATGAAAAGTAGTTTCTACGTTGCGACAGTTGTAAGTGTGTACAGAAAAGCAATTGACAAGTTTATAAAAGACCCTGAACATTTTGAACCTGAAAAAGAGTGGCTTGAAGAAATTGCAAAGTGTTCTCACAGAAGTTACACAACGAACTTTTATTTTGGAAAGCCAGATCATGACGACTATAGATTTGAGTCAAGCAAATATGTCAGGGAATATGAATTTGTGGGAATTGTCAAAGAGGTATTGAATGACGGCTGGGCTGTGGTTGAGCAAAGAAATAGGTTTTTCAAAGGAGATACTGTTGAGGTTATACTTCCAAACGGAAAATATTTTATACAAAAACTTAATGAAATATACGACTTAGAAAACAATCCTTTAGATGTTGTTCCTCATGCCCAGCAGCTTACAAAAATAAAATTTGACAGACCTGTTGTAGAGTTTGCAATGCTAAGAAAGAAGGTGGAAAATTAAAAATTAATGGTGGACATGCAACAAAATGGGGGAATGAGCATAAACTATATGCTGACCTTAAAAAATGTGGCGGGGAATAAGAAAAATGTTTTACATCGAAAATCAAAGCTCATTCCCCCAACCGATGTCTCCTGAAGAAGAAGAAATGTATCTGAACAAGATGAGGGAAGGCTGCAAAGAGGCGCGAAATATTCTCATTGAAAAAAATCTGCGTCTTGTTGCGCATATAGCAAAAAAATACACATTTTCATTCCCAAATTTAACAGATGATATCATTTCTGTTGGGACAATTGGCCTTATAAAAGCAATTGAGACTTATTCTTCAGCTAAGTGCACAAAGCTTTCTACATATGCAGCAAAATGTATCGAGAACGAGATACTGATGTATCTTAGGCAGAACAAAAAATTTTTGTCTCAGCTTTCACTTGAAAATCCAATTGGTAGTGACAAAGACGGAAATGAGATAACGCTCATGGACGTTATGCAAAATGACCAGGAAGATATAGACGAGCAGGTTGATTTAAAAATCCAGATAAAAAATCTTTTGAAAAAGCTTGACAAAATTTTAAAAGGTCGCGAAAAAAAGATCATTGAGCTCAGATACGGGCTTAAAAATGGCATAGAAAGAACACAGATGGAGGTTGCAAACTTGCTTGGTATTTCCCGCTCATACGTTTCACGAATAGAAAAAAAGGCACTTCAAAAGCTCTATGGGGAACTTCAAAAGTTATGTGATGGTATATAAAATGGTCGGGATGACAGGACTTGAACCTGCGACCTCCTGGTCCCGAACCAAGTAGTTATTTGAATAAATGAAAGAAAAAGAAAAACCACCATAAAGGTGGTTTTTTAAAATTATGAGGGATGCTTTTCTAACTCTTCAAGGTATTTTTGAATAATAGTCAACACAAAATTACTCAAAGTCCTGTTTTCTTTGTTGGCCATCTCTTGAAGCTTTTCTCTCAATTCTCTTGGCATTGTTACAAGTACACGAGTATTTTTCTTTGACACAGCCATTCAATCACCTTCTTACAAAGTCTTTGTTTACTATTTGATTATATCACTCTAATACACTCTTGACAATAGGTGTTACACAGTGTATAATAGTGATACAAAACTATAGGGAGATGGTGAAGATGTACAAAGAAATATATAACCAGCTTTGGGATATGCGTTCAAGCCTTATTGACTATTGCGACAAGATGGATGAGTTTATGAAAAAAGTACTTGAAGAAGGTGAGAGAGATTTAGTAATAGCTCTTAAAAATGAACTTGAGTGTGCAGTTACTGTTGTAAACATGCTTATGAGTAAAATTTTTTACAAAGCCATATATCAAAAATAAGGGGAGCGTGATTTTACAATGCCAAAGGTAACAGTGAACATACCTAAGCCAGTCTATGACAAGCTTTGTAAACTTGCAGTTGAAGGCAGGACTTTGGACGAGATTGTAACCCATGCAAGTGGAATTTTGATTGACACTATAAGAAGAGCTACCAAAAGAGAGTTAGAGACAGCTCACTGGTTTACAATTGCTTCTGCCATTGATATGGATTACAGAAAGCTTTTGATTGCATTTTTAGACCAAGGCACAGAGCTATTCTCATCAGTCTTTATAAAGAACCTCAAAGTTGGAAATAACAGAGAAACTTCTCAGTGTTTAAGAACTCTCATATTGCTTGAGTACTTGAAAGAGTGTATACACAATGAAGGTATTGTAAATCTGGTAGAGCTCAGATATCCACCTTTGGATGAAGAACTCAAGTTTTGGCAGGACAAAGGCTTTACAATTCCAGAGAACATACTTCTAAAATCCAATTCAGAAAGCGAGGCGGTTTATCAATGATAACAATTGAGAAAGCTCAAACAAATGATGTATTTGAAAAAGTCTTTTCGCAGCTAACAGTTGACCTTGTAAGCTATAGGTCTAACGAGATTTTAAAAGACCCAGAGTATTTAAAGACAACAGGCAAAATTGATATCCTTGAGGCAAAGCTCAAAGAACTGATGAGTAAAGAAGCTTTAGAAATTTACACAGAGATTGAAGAACTCCAGAACTACCTATGTGCAATTTATGAACTTCACGGTTACAAACAAGGTCTCAAAGATGGTGCAAAACTGACAGTAAAGCTTTTGGCAGAATAGAAGCTTATGTTGGAGCCGATGGGGTGAGAACCTGTCGGCTCTTAAATACAAGTGAAGGAGGTTGACTATGAAGGCAGAGGCGTTATTATATCTCAAGGCTGCTGAAAGAACAATTGCAAGCTTTTTATCTGAACAAAAAATGGACAAGCCAGCAGGGCAAAGCATAGAAGAGATACTCAAAAAAACTGTTTTCTATCTGATCAGGTATATAAACACCAAACCAAAAACTGATTTTACGACAATGGAAGATGTAGAAGCTGCTCTTTCACTGCAAACTTTGGCCTTACAATTTATTGCTCAAATGACACCAAAACAGTTTTTAAACATCTTCCCTATCAGGAAATTTTACAAGGGTAGCAAGTATTCAACCAAAGATT
The sequence above is drawn from the Caldicellulosiruptor bescii DSM 6725 genome and encodes:
- the sigK gene encoding RNA polymerase sporulation sigma factor SigK, which gives rise to MFYIENQSSFPQPMSPEEEEMYLNKMREGCKEARNILIEKNLRLVAHIAKKYTFSFPNLTDDIISVGTIGLIKAIETYSSAKCTKLSTYAAKCIENEILMYLRQNKKFLSQLSLENPIGSDKDGNEITLMDVMQNDQEDIDEQVDLKIQIKNLLKKLDKILKGREKKIIELRYGLKNGIERTQMEVANLLGISRSYVSRIEKKALQKLYGELQKLCDGI
- a CDS encoding peptidase U32 family protein; this translates as MKIKKPELVAPAGDLEKLKTAILYGADSVYIGGREFGLRKYAGNFDFDEMKEGIDFAHKHGKKVYLTANIFARNEDIKKIDEFFDIIKSFEFDGIIVSDPGIFVKAKKLGIPIHISTQANTTNYESARFWHQLGAKRIVLARELSLDEIREIRENVPDILELEAFVHGAVCISYSGRCFLSAYMTYRDANRGECAHPCRYKYYVMEEKRPGQYFEVFEDVDGTYIFNSKDLCMVEHIDKLAFAGIDAFKIEGRMKSSFYVATVVSVYRKAIDKFIKDPEHFEPEKEWLEEIAKCSHRSYTTNFYFGKPDHDDYRFESSKYVREYEFVGIVKEVLNDGWAVVEQRNRFFKGDTVEVILPNGKYFIQKLNEIYDLENNPLDVVPHAQQLTKIKFDRPVVEFAMLRKKVEN
- a CDS encoding ribbon-helix-helix domain-containing protein, with translation MAVSKKNTRVLVTMPRELREKLQEMANKENRTLSNFVLTIIQKYLEELEKHPS
- a CDS encoding DUF6809 family protein encodes the protein MITIEKAQTNDVFEKVFSQLTVDLVSYRSNEILKDPEYLKTTGKIDILEAKLKELMSKEALEIYTEIEELQNYLCAIYELHGYKQGLKDGAKLTVKLLAE